A window of candidate division KSB1 bacterium contains these coding sequences:
- a CDS encoding ABC transporter ATP-binding protein: MIEIRNLQKSFNGKPVLRGVDLDIQKGESQIIIGRSGCGKSVLLKHIIGLIKPEAGQIFIDGEEITDSATRDLYRVRRKFGMLFQGAALFDSMTVEENVALGVREHRMFDEAEISRRVAEKLELVGLPNTQHLKPAELSGGMKKRVGLARALMMDPEYVLYDEPTTGLDPITADAINDLIIECNQKLGVTSIVVTHDMTSAYKVGNRFAMLHDGRVIFTGTTEEVQNTTHPVVRQFIEGRAEGPLQIY, encoded by the coding sequence GTGATCGAAATTCGAAATCTGCAAAAATCTTTCAACGGCAAACCGGTTTTGCGGGGCGTCGATCTCGACATTCAAAAGGGCGAGTCGCAAATCATCATCGGCCGCAGCGGCTGTGGGAAAAGCGTGCTGTTGAAACACATCATCGGCCTGATCAAACCCGAGGCGGGGCAAATTTTCATCGACGGCGAAGAAATCACCGATTCGGCGACGCGGGATTTGTATCGTGTGCGCCGCAAATTTGGCATGCTCTTTCAAGGCGCGGCGTTGTTTGACTCGATGACAGTCGAGGAAAACGTCGCGCTGGGCGTGCGCGAGCATCGCATGTTTGATGAAGCCGAGATCAGCCGCCGCGTCGCCGAGAAACTGGAGCTGGTCGGTCTGCCCAATACCCAACACTTGAAACCGGCCGAGCTTTCCGGCGGCATGAAAAAGCGCGTCGGCCTCGCCCGCGCGCTGATGATGGACCCCGAATATGTGCTTTACGACGAACCGACCACCGGCCTCGATCCCATTACCGCCGACGCAATCAACGATCTCATTATTGAATGCAATCAAAAATTGGGCGTCACTTCAATTGTTGTCACGCATGACATGACGAGCGCCTACAAAGTCGGCAACCGTTTCGCGATGCTGCACGATGGCCGGGTGATTTTCACCGGCACGACTGAAGAAGTGCAAAACACAACTCATCCTGTCGTGCGGCAGTTCATCGAAGGCCGCGCGGAAGGGCCGCTGCAAATCTATTGA
- a CDS encoding DNA polymerase codes for MSTQPENQGQPLRWLFLDLNSYFASIEQELRPELRGKPVAVVPVMTNSTCCIAASYEAKAFGVKTGTLVGEAKKLCPQIRLIEARHQLYVEYHHAIVQAVESCLPVAVVMSIDEMACRLIGSEQQLEKATRLAKNIKQAIRDKVGKTLRCSIGLAPNRFLAKVASDMQKPDGLVVIEDSDLPQILYSLKLEDFPGVGPAMHKRLLLHGIQTVEQLCALPKAHLRKVWEGIVGERFWHWLRGDDLVEPPTQKGTVGHSHILPPELRTPDNAYAVAQKLVQKAAMRLRKMNYYTGGLQLWLRFVNDRSWSAKTTMVECQDTLTMLEALHVLWQQKPAGKPLGVGVTLFDLVPAHLHNLSLFEDPKRARLMQAMDAINVKFGTDKVYFGGMHHVKHAAPTRIAFTSIPDLF; via the coding sequence GTGAGCACGCAACCTGAAAATCAAGGCCAACCCTTGCGCTGGCTTTTTCTGGATCTCAATTCTTATTTTGCCTCCATCGAGCAGGAACTGCGTCCCGAATTGCGCGGCAAGCCCGTCGCGGTTGTGCCGGTGATGACGAACAGCACGTGTTGCATAGCAGCCAGCTACGAAGCCAAGGCCTTCGGCGTCAAAACCGGCACGCTGGTCGGTGAGGCAAAAAAACTTTGCCCGCAAATCCGGCTCATCGAAGCGCGGCATCAGCTTTACGTGGAATATCATCACGCCATCGTGCAAGCGGTTGAATCCTGCCTGCCGGTGGCGGTTGTCATGTCGATTGACGAGATGGCGTGTCGCTTGATCGGCAGCGAACAACAACTCGAGAAGGCCACGCGCCTGGCGAAAAATATCAAGCAGGCCATTCGCGACAAAGTGGGGAAGACGCTGCGCTGCTCCATCGGACTGGCGCCGAACCGTTTTTTGGCGAAAGTGGCAAGCGACATGCAAAAGCCCGACGGCTTGGTGGTGATTGAAGATTCGGATTTGCCGCAGATTTTATATTCGCTCAAATTGGAAGATTTTCCCGGCGTCGGCCCGGCGATGCACAAGCGTCTGCTGCTGCACGGCATTCAAACCGTCGAGCAGCTTTGCGCCTTGCCGAAAGCGCATTTGCGAAAAGTTTGGGAGGGAATCGTCGGCGAGCGATTTTGGCATTGGCTGCGCGGCGATGATTTGGTCGAGCCGCCGACGCAAAAAGGCACCGTCGGCCATTCGCATATTTTGCCGCCCGAATTGCGAACGCCGGACAACGCTTATGCCGTCGCGCAAAAACTCGTGCAAAAAGCCGCGATGCGCCTGCGCAAAATGAATTATTACACCGGCGGCTTGCAGCTTTGGCTGCGATTCGTCAACGACCGGAGTTGGTCGGCGAAAACCACGATGGTCGAATGCCAGGACACGCTAACGATGCTCGAAGCGCTGCACGTTTTGTGGCAGCAAAAACCTGCCGGCAAGCCGCTCGGCGTTGGCGTCACGCTGTTCGATCTCGTTCCGGCGCATTTGCACAATCTCTCGCTGTTTGAAGACCCCAAACGCGCCAGGCTCATGCAGGCGATGGATGCCATCAACGTGAAATTTGGCACCGACAAAGTTTATTTCGGCGGCATGCACCACGTCAAACACGCCGCGCCGACGCGCATTGCGTTTACCAGCATTCCGGACTTGTTTTAG
- a CDS encoding S9 family peptidase: MKRTRRHLHFFLMAILGCLSMAQDRPAVKRELTVSWIMRDPKWIGNQPGAPYWSEDGRTVYFMWNPANAEADSLYQVSKRGGQAVKVPAAERQQLPSRSGHYTRDYGKKVFERDGDIFLLDIKTGRTTQITNTVETESQPRFSFSEKQVLFVRDNNLFSWDLTTGTTAQRTDFRKGQAPKENKPNTDQQKYLAQEELRLIAVLKERKERADKTKKQQENLAPKRPKKIYLGEKEVQQIQLSPDEKFVTFVLSQRPKDTRTAMVPNYITESAFTEDLNTRPKVGEPQNTFEFGYWDMAADTVLYVTPDSLPGIIEKPAFTGVAAKKDTAKTAKENKKPQPRPVVWNGPFWSDDGKNAFVVVGAQDNKDRWIARLELPSGKLTCLDRQHDEAWVGGPGIGFFGGASAVGWMPDQQRVWFCSEETGYSHLYAVNMATREKKALTSGKFEIFGPFISRDKTRWYFTSNEAHPGERHFYTMPIEGGSRTRLTAMEGNNDVSLSPDGTMLAIRYSSFNAPWEIYLQENKAGAKPQRVTFSTTEEFKSYPWRVPELVTYTARDGAQVYARLYRPETPNGAGVIFVHGAGYLQNAHKWWSSYFREYMFHNLLADRGYTVLDPDYRASAGYGRDWRTAIYRHMGGKDLEDVVDGAKFLTEKCGVEAKRLGVYGGSYGGFITLMAMFTTPEVFAAGAALRPVTDWAHYNHGYTSNILNIPSADTLAYRRSSPIYFAEGLKGALLICHGMVDVNVHFQDTVRLTQRLIELGKDNWEVAIYPVEDHGFREPSSWTDEYKRILKLFEDKLR, from the coding sequence ATGAAACGAACGAGGCGTCATCTTCATTTTTTTCTGATGGCGATTTTGGGCTGTCTGTCGATGGCTCAGGACCGGCCGGCGGTGAAGCGGGAGCTGACGGTGAGCTGGATCATGCGCGACCCGAAATGGATCGGCAATCAACCCGGCGCGCCGTATTGGTCGGAGGATGGCAGGACGGTTTATTTTATGTGGAATCCGGCCAACGCCGAGGCGGATTCGTTGTATCAAGTTTCCAAACGCGGCGGGCAAGCGGTGAAAGTGCCGGCCGCTGAGCGCCAGCAACTGCCGAGCCGCTCCGGCCACTACACGCGCGATTACGGCAAAAAAGTTTTCGAGCGCGACGGCGATATTTTTCTGCTCGACATCAAAACCGGCCGCACCACCCAAATCACCAACACCGTCGAAACGGAAAGCCAGCCGCGATTTTCCTTCTCCGAAAAACAAGTGTTGTTCGTGCGCGACAACAATCTTTTTTCCTGGGATTTGACAACGGGAACGACGGCGCAACGAACGGATTTCCGCAAAGGCCAGGCGCCGAAAGAGAACAAGCCGAATACCGACCAGCAAAAATATCTGGCGCAGGAAGAATTGCGTTTGATCGCCGTGTTGAAGGAGCGCAAAGAGAGGGCCGACAAGACGAAGAAGCAGCAGGAAAATTTGGCGCCGAAGCGCCCGAAAAAAATTTACCTCGGCGAAAAAGAAGTGCAACAGATTCAGCTTTCGCCGGATGAGAAGTTTGTGACGTTCGTTCTTTCCCAGCGACCCAAAGATACGCGGACGGCGATGGTGCCGAATTATATTACGGAGTCGGCTTTTACCGAAGACCTCAACACGCGCCCGAAAGTCGGCGAGCCGCAGAACACTTTCGAGTTCGGGTATTGGGACATGGCGGCCGATACTGTTCTTTACGTCACGCCTGACAGCTTGCCCGGCATCATAGAGAAGCCGGCGTTTACCGGTGTTGCGGCAAAAAAGGACACCGCCAAAACTGCGAAGGAAAACAAGAAGCCGCAGCCCCGGCCGGTGGTTTGGAACGGACCGTTTTGGAGCGACGACGGCAAAAACGCCTTCGTTGTTGTCGGCGCGCAGGATAATAAAGACCGTTGGATCGCGCGCTTGGAATTGCCGTCCGGCAAATTGACCTGCCTGGATCGCCAGCATGATGAGGCGTGGGTCGGCGGTCCCGGCATCGGTTTTTTCGGCGGGGCAAGCGCGGTCGGCTGGATGCCCGATCAGCAGCGCGTGTGGTTCTGCTCGGAAGAAACCGGTTATTCGCATCTTTACGCTGTCAACATGGCGACGCGCGAAAAAAAGGCGCTCACCAGCGGCAAATTTGAAATTTTCGGGCCGTTCATTTCGCGCGACAAGACGAGATGGTATTTCACCAGCAACGAGGCGCATCCCGGCGAGAGGCATTTTTATACGATGCCAATTGAAGGCGGCAGCCGCACCAGGCTTACGGCGATGGAGGGTAATAATGATGTTTCGCTGTCACCGGACGGTACGATGCTGGCGATACGCTACTCATCTTTCAACGCGCCGTGGGAAATTTATTTGCAGGAAAACAAGGCCGGGGCGAAACCGCAGCGCGTGACTTTTTCGACAACCGAGGAGTTCAAAAGTTATCCGTGGCGCGTGCCGGAGCTGGTCACCTACACCGCGCGCGACGGCGCGCAAGTTTATGCGCGGCTCTATCGCCCCGAAACGCCCAACGGCGCCGGCGTGATTTTCGTGCACGGCGCCGGTTATTTGCAAAACGCGCACAAGTGGTGGTCGAGTTATTTTCGCGAGTACATGTTTCACAATCTGCTGGCGGATCGCGGCTACACTGTGCTGGACCCGGATTATCGCGCCAGCGCCGGCTACGGCCGCGATTGGCGCACGGCGATCTATCGCCACATGGGTGGCAAGGATTTAGAAGACGTGGTCGACGGCGCAAAATTTCTCACGGAAAAATGTGGTGTCGAGGCCAAACGCCTCGGTGTTTATGGCGGCAGTTACGGCGGTTTCATCACGCTGATGGCGATGTTCACCACGCCGGAGGTGTTTGCCGCCGGTGCGGCGCTGCGACCGGTGACGGATTGGGCGCATTACAATCACGGCTACACCTCCAATATTCTCAACATTCCTTCTGCCGACACGCTGGCGTATCGCCGCAGCTCGCCGATTTATTTTGCCGAAGGTCTAAAAGGCGCGCTGCTGATCTGTCACGGCATGGTTGACGTGAACGTGCATTTTCAAGACACCGTGCGGCTCACCCAACGGTTGATCGAATTGGGCAAAGACAATTGGGAGGTGGCGATCTATCCGGTGGAAGATCACGGCTTCCGCGAGCCAAGCTCGTGGACGGATGAGTATAAAAGGATTTTGAAGTTGTTTGAGGACAAGCTAAGGTAA
- the tgt gene encoding tRNA guanosine(34) transglycosylase Tgt, which yields MTRAERATSIEHPASKFQFEVLSQDPNTPARCGKITTEHGEILTPVFMPVGTQGTVKTLSPQELEEVGSQIILGNTYHLYLRPGEALIQQAGGLHQFANWPKPILTDSGGYQVFSLAALRKIHENGVKFQSHIDGSYHEFSPESVIRTQRVLGSDIMMALDECPPYPSERSYVEKSTQLTSRWAERCFQAWQNSAPLYGHSQALFAIVQGSTFPDLRRLSCKQLLAFDFSGYAIGGLAVGEPKSAMFEMIEVCNALLPENKPRYLMGVGKPEDLVEAVGLGVDMFDCVIPTRNGRKGQVFTAIGPMNLTNLIFREDFRPIEEDCNCYACRTFTRAYLRHLFQAEEILALRLGSLHNLHFYHRLMEGMRGAIAAGNFVKWKKGFYATYQIKPGESFTADGSSTTPKEEG from the coding sequence ATGACACGAGCTGAACGCGCAACCAGCATCGAGCATCCAGCATCAAAATTCCAATTCGAGGTTCTTTCACAAGACCCCAACACCCCGGCCCGCTGCGGCAAAATCACCACCGAGCACGGTGAAATTCTCACGCCGGTGTTCATGCCGGTGGGCACGCAGGGTACGGTGAAGACGCTGAGTCCGCAGGAGTTGGAGGAAGTCGGCTCGCAGATTATTCTCGGCAACACGTATCACCTCTATCTGCGGCCGGGCGAGGCATTGATACAACAGGCGGGCGGTTTGCATCAATTTGCAAATTGGCCAAAGCCGATTTTAACCGACAGCGGCGGCTATCAGGTTTTCAGCCTGGCGGCGCTGCGCAAGATTCATGAAAACGGTGTCAAGTTTCAATCACATATCGACGGCTCGTATCATGAGTTTTCGCCGGAAAGCGTGATTCGCACGCAGCGCGTGCTCGGCTCGGACATCATGATGGCGCTCGACGAGTGTCCGCCCTACCCTTCCGAGCGAAGTTATGTGGAGAAATCAACGCAACTCACTTCGCGTTGGGCCGAGCGTTGTTTTCAAGCGTGGCAAAATTCCGCACCGTTGTATGGACATTCGCAGGCGCTTTTCGCGATCGTACAGGGCAGCACGTTTCCGGATTTGCGGCGGTTGAGCTGCAAGCAGTTGTTGGCGTTCGATTTTTCGGGTTACGCCATCGGCGGCTTGGCAGTGGGCGAGCCGAAAAGCGCGATGTTCGAAATGATTGAAGTTTGCAATGCGCTGCTGCCGGAAAACAAGCCGCGCTATTTGATGGGCGTCGGCAAGCCGGAAGATTTGGTGGAAGCGGTGGGCCTCGGCGTCGATATGTTCGACTGCGTGATTCCGACGCGCAACGGGCGCAAAGGCCAGGTCTTCACAGCGATTGGGCCGATGAATTTAACGAATTTGATTTTCCGCGAGGATTTTCGCCCGATTGAGGAAGATTGCAACTGTTATGCGTGCCGCACGTTCACGCGCGCGTATTTGCGGCATTTGTTTCAAGCCGAAGAAATTCTCGCGCTGCGGCTCGGCAGCTTGCACAATTTGCATTTTTATCATAGATTAATGGAGGGCATGCGCGGCGCGATTGCCGCCGGCAATTTTGTGAAATGGAAAAAGGGGTTTTACGCCACATATCAAATCAAACCCGGTGAATCTTTCACCGCAGATGGATCATCAACAACTCCAAAGGAGGAGGGTTAA
- the yajC gene encoding preprotein translocase subunit YajC, translating to MPALLFSFTGTPSGQGANPLAMWMPIILIFVIMYFLILRPQAKRQKEHQKMLESLQKGDEVMTAGGIYGTIVGMREKDTVVIVEVDKNVKLNVARSSIARKVVPQEEKKG from the coding sequence ATGCCAGCTTTACTCTTTTCATTCACGGGCACGCCGTCGGGCCAGGGCGCGAACCCGCTCGCGATGTGGATGCCGATCATTCTGATCTTCGTCATCATGTATTTTTTGATTCTCCGGCCGCAGGCGAAACGCCAGAAAGAGCATCAAAAAATGTTGGAAAGCTTGCAAAAAGGCGACGAAGTGATGACCGCTGGCGGCATTTACGGCACCATCGTCGGCATGAGGGAAAAAGACACCGTCGTGATCGTGGAAGTCGATAAAAACGTGAAGCTCAACGTGGCGCGATCGAGCATCGCGCGAAAAGTCGTGCCACAGGAAGAGAAAAAAGGATAA
- a CDS encoding type II toxin-antitoxin system RelE/ParE family toxin, whose amino-acid sequence MCTKSLFFAHGKTIILSNAFIKKTAKVPENEIERAIRYRHDYFKKHGEKP is encoded by the coding sequence ATCTGCACAAAATCTTTATTTTTCGCTCACGGAAAAACGATAATTCTCAGCAACGCTTTTATCAAAAAGACAGCAAAAGTTCCTGAGAACGAAATCGAGCGCGCCATTCGTTATCGGCATGATTATTTTAAGAAACACGGAGAGAAGCCATGA
- a CDS encoding ABC transporter permease, with translation MEIDSTNLRRRERIARPISAVGRMVITLIEQSGAIFILLGKILRGSSQLWRNRHLFLDQMLLIGVYSLPLVSIIAVFTGAVSAWQAAYQFEGLVSLDYLGAGTSTAIFIELGPVLTGIILAGRVGSSIAAELGTMKVTEQIDALESLAIDPVHYLALPRFFAATVMTPVLTIFADFVAVMGSFIVSNILIGQAAHVFFDSVQSSFELRNLLGGLTKALVFGATIALVGCYVGFRTSGGAEGVGRATIQAFVLSAALILIHDYILATIIF, from the coding sequence TTGGAAATTGACAGCACCAACCTGAGGCGAAGAGAACGGATCGCGCGTCCCATCAGCGCGGTGGGACGAATGGTGATCACGTTGATTGAACAAAGCGGGGCAATTTTCATTCTTCTTGGCAAAATTTTGCGCGGCAGCAGCCAGCTCTGGCGAAACCGCCACCTCTTTCTCGATCAAATGCTGCTCATCGGCGTTTATTCTTTGCCTCTGGTGAGCATCATCGCCGTTTTTACCGGGGCCGTTTCAGCGTGGCAGGCGGCGTATCAATTTGAGGGACTTGTTTCACTCGATTATTTGGGCGCAGGAACCAGCACCGCGATTTTCATCGAGCTTGGTCCGGTTCTCACGGGAATCATTCTGGCGGGCCGCGTCGGCTCCTCGATTGCAGCCGAGCTGGGGACGATGAAAGTGACGGAGCAGATCGACGCGCTCGAATCGCTGGCCATCGACCCGGTGCATTATCTCGCGCTGCCGCGTTTTTTCGCCGCGACGGTGATGACGCCGGTGCTCACGATCTTTGCGGACTTCGTGGCGGTGATGGGATCGTTCATCGTCTCGAATATTCTGATCGGCCAGGCCGCGCATGTTTTCTTTGACAGTGTGCAATCTTCGTTTGAGCTGCGCAACCTGCTGGGCGGCTTGACCAAAGCGCTGGTGTTCGGCGCGACGATTGCGCTCGTCGGCTGCTACGTCGGCTTCCGCACCAGCGGCGGCGCCGAGGGCGTGGGCCGGGCGACGATTCAAGCCTTCGTGCTGTCGGCGGCGCTGATTTTGATTCATGATTACATTTTGGCGACGATCATTTTTTAA
- the radA gene encoding DNA repair protein RadA yields MPRFTKKASVEYVCQTCGHKSPRWIGKCPECGSWSSFVEEKSAPEPKHGGIKVLEREKPLPLAEIRHDENARIMCSSQEFNRVLGGGIVPGSLILVGGDPGIGKSTLMLQEAAALAKPDFCVLYVTGEESARQTKMRSQRLGIDSLYLFIFAETNLDLILDEVEKLKPKLIIVDSIQTIYRPEFESPPGSISQVRECALAFLNLAKQRSLPIFLIGHVTKEGYLAGPKTLEHMVDTLLQFEGDRDHFFRILRSVKNRFGSTREIGVFEMHELGLREVTNPSEIFLAQRKENISGSVVVCTMEGSRPILVEVQALLTPSNYGLPQRTANGFDVRRLALLLAVIEKRVGLRVGTHDVFLNVAGGVDLEEPAADLGVVVAVASSLKNSVVNPHAMVIGEVGLGGEIRAVPQIDKRLTEAAKLGFKQAVIPKLAAKGLPKIPGIEVVAVEKVDEALDKLL; encoded by the coding sequence ATGCCCCGATTCACAAAAAAAGCCTCCGTCGAATACGTCTGCCAAACCTGCGGCCACAAGAGTCCGCGCTGGATTGGCAAATGTCCGGAATGCGGTTCGTGGAGCAGCTTTGTCGAGGAAAAAAGCGCGCCGGAGCCGAAGCACGGCGGCATCAAAGTTTTGGAGCGCGAAAAGCCGCTGCCGCTGGCGGAAATCAGGCATGACGAGAATGCGCGCATCATGTGCAGCAGCCAGGAATTCAACCGCGTGCTCGGCGGTGGCATTGTGCCAGGCTCGTTGATTTTAGTCGGCGGCGATCCGGGCATCGGCAAATCCACGCTGATGTTGCAGGAAGCCGCGGCGCTGGCAAAGCCGGATTTTTGTGTGCTCTACGTCACCGGCGAAGAATCGGCGCGGCAAACGAAAATGCGCAGCCAGCGGCTCGGCATTGACTCGTTGTATCTTTTTATCTTTGCCGAAACCAATCTCGATCTCATTTTGGATGAGGTCGAAAAACTCAAGCCGAAATTGATCATCGTCGATTCGATTCAAACAATCTATCGCCCCGAGTTCGAGAGCCCGCCGGGAAGCATCAGTCAAGTTAGAGAATGCGCATTGGCGTTTTTGAATTTGGCCAAGCAGCGCAGCCTCCCGATTTTTCTCATCGGCCACGTGACGAAAGAGGGCTATCTCGCCGGGCCGAAAACGTTGGAACACATGGTTGATACGCTGCTGCAATTCGAAGGCGACCGCGATCATTTCTTTCGCATTTTGCGCTCGGTGAAAAACCGTTTCGGCAGCACACGCGAGATCGGCGTGTTTGAAATGCACGAGCTGGGCTTGCGCGAAGTGACGAATCCCTCGGAAATTTTTCTCGCGCAGCGCAAAGAGAACATTTCCGGCTCCGTCGTCGTCTGCACGATGGAAGGCTCGCGGCCGATTTTGGTGGAGGTGCAAGCGCTGCTCACGCCGAGCAATTACGGCCTGCCGCAGCGCACGGCGAACGGCTTCGATGTTCGCCGCCTGGCGCTGTTGCTGGCGGTGATCGAGAAACGCGTCGGCTTGCGCGTCGGCACGCACGATGTTTTTCTGAACGTCGCCGGCGGCGTCGATCTCGAAGAGCCCGCGGCGGACTTGGGCGTCGTCGTCGCCGTCGCCTCCTCGCTGAAAAACAGCGTCGTCAATCCGCACGCGATGGTCATCGGCGAAGTCGGCCTCGGCGGCGAAATCCGCGCCGTGCCGCAAATCGACAAACGCCTCACCGAAGCCGCCAAGCTCGGCTTCAAACAAGCGGTGATCCCCAAATTGGCTGCGAAGGGCTTGCCCAAAATTCCGGGCATCGAAGTGGTGGCGGTGGAGAAAGTGGATGAGGCATTGGATAAGTTGCTGTAA
- a CDS encoding DUF3524 domain-containing protein, whose amino-acid sequence MNIIFVESFYGGSHKSFLDGLIKYSRHDITPITLPSRFWKWRLRSAALYIAEEYGAALRQCDLIVATDLINLADLKALSRFSCPAIFFLHENQLTYPTPEGEKPELNFGFVNLVSALAADRCIFNSQYQLQEFDYALKQFINDIPEFVPEQAHQQVLSKSQVIYMGLDFSGFRRRPVLDNPKPIILWNHRWEFDKQPEVFFKHMYQLDAEGFDFELLLLGENFQVHPKEFIEAREKLGRRIRQFGYTESVYDYARYLAMSDIVISTAIQENFGLAIIEAMYCHTLPLLPKRLSYPEILPKKFHEQFLYSNEEELASKLRRLLREYRQLNETRAEIAQAMTQFDWKNRIAEFDAVFEEMAKSVKPKA is encoded by the coding sequence ATGAATATCATTTTTGTCGAGTCGTTTTATGGCGGCTCGCACAAAAGTTTTCTCGATGGTTTGATCAAATACAGCCGCCACGACATCACGCCAATCACTCTGCCCTCGCGGTTTTGGAAATGGCGATTGCGCAGCGCCGCCTTGTACATTGCCGAAGAGTACGGCGCCGCGCTGCGGCAGTGCGACTTGATCGTCGCCACCGATCTCATCAACCTTGCCGATCTCAAAGCCCTCTCGCGTTTCAGCTGTCCGGCGATTTTTTTCTTGCACGAAAATCAGCTCACTTATCCGACGCCGGAAGGGGAAAAGCCCGAATTGAATTTCGGTTTCGTGAATTTGGTTTCGGCCCTGGCTGCCGACCGTTGTATATTCAACTCGCAATATCAGTTGCAGGAGTTTGATTACGCCCTCAAGCAATTCATTAATGACATTCCCGAATTTGTTCCGGAACAGGCGCATCAGCAGGTCTTGTCAAAATCGCAAGTGATTTATATGGGTCTCGACTTTTCAGGATTTCGCCGCCGGCCGGTGCTGGATAATCCCAAGCCGATCATTCTGTGGAATCACCGCTGGGAATTCGACAAGCAGCCGGAGGTTTTTTTCAAACACATGTATCAGCTTGACGCCGAGGGATTCGACTTCGAGCTGCTTTTGCTCGGCGAGAATTTTCAAGTTCATCCCAAAGAATTTATCGAGGCGCGTGAAAAGCTCGGCCGCCGCATCCGGCAATTCGGCTATACGGAAAGTGTGTATGATTATGCCCGTTACCTGGCGATGTCGGATATCGTTATTTCCACTGCCATTCAAGAAAATTTCGGCTTGGCCATTATTGAAGCGATGTATTGCCACACGCTGCCGTTGCTGCCGAAGCGCTTGAGCTATCCGGAAATCCTGCCGAAAAAGTTTCATGAACAGTTTCTTTACAGCAACGAAGAAGAACTGGCAAGCAAGCTCCGCCGTTTGTTGCGCGAGTATCGCCAGTTGAACGAAACTCGCGCCGAGATTGCCCAGGCCATGACCCAATTTGACTGGAAAAACCGCATTGCCGAATTTGACGCGGTGTTTGAAGAAATGGCCAAAAGCGTAAAACCCAAAGCGTAA
- the fdhD gene encoding formate dehydrogenase accessory sulfurtransferase FdhD, which translates to MNEEVKHFVVQRRRDRRIEEIQEALAVEEPLEIRLNDIPLAVVMRTPGHDFDLARGFLLTEGILQGANGERQKIKGAAQSAEEFSSSPLATCNLLVEHARDELGLEIPNVINCRLPSISEKEISGWQRHIFASSSCGICGRASIDRVRLQAPPPSSRWQISFQILQTLPDKLRQSQTAFARTGGLHAAAFFTPAGEIIAVREDIGRHNAVDKILGWAMRQNELSLENFGLLVSGRLSFELVQKALIGGIAFMAGISAASSLAVELAQETGLTLAGFLRGDTAVVYSNPQRILLEN; encoded by the coding sequence ATGAATGAGGAAGTCAAGCATTTTGTTGTGCAACGCAGGCGCGACCGGCGCATCGAGGAGATTCAGGAGGCGCTCGCCGTCGAAGAGCCGCTGGAAATTCGTCTCAACGACATCCCGCTTGCCGTCGTGATGCGCACACCCGGCCACGACTTCGATCTCGCCCGCGGTTTTTTGCTCACCGAAGGCATTTTGCAGGGGGCAAATGGCGAAAGGCAAAAAATAAAGGGTGCAGCGCAAAGCGCTGAGGAATTTTCTTCGTCGCCACTTGCAACGTGCAATTTGCTCGTGGAGCATGCGCGTGATGAGTTGGGACTCGAAATTCCCAACGTCATCAATTGCCGGCTGCCGTCGATTTCCGAAAAAGAAATTTCCGGCTGGCAGCGGCATATTTTTGCCAGCTCGAGCTGCGGCATTTGCGGCCGCGCCTCGATTGATCGCGTGCGCCTGCAAGCTCCGCCTCCATCAAGCCGGTGGCAAATCTCTTTTCAAATTTTGCAAACCCTGCCGGATAAACTGCGCCAATCCCAAACGGCATTCGCGCGCACGGGCGGCTTGCATGCGGCGGCTTTTTTCACGCCCGCGGGGGAAATCATCGCCGTCCGTGAAGATATTGGCCGGCATAATGCCGTTGATAAAATCCTCGGTTGGGCGATGCGACAAAATGAACTTTCTCTTGAAAACTTTGGTTTGTTGGTCAGTGGCCGCTTGAGCTTCGAATTGGTCCAAAAGGCTTTGATCGGCGGCATTGCGTTCATGGCCGGAATCAGTGCGGCATCGTCGTTGGCAGTTGAATTGGCACAGGAAACCGGCCTAACCCTTGCCGGCTTTTTGCGCGGCGACACCGCGGTGGTTTATTCCAATCCACAACGGATTCTTTTAGAAAATTAA